From a region of the Alphaproteobacteria bacterium genome:
- a CDS encoding cobyrinate a,c-diamide synthase translates to MTRPEGLVPGLIIAAPASGSGKTTVTLGLLRALHDRGVKVSSFKVGPDYIDPAFHAAASARPCQTIDPWAMTPGAMAAGLGLAAEGAELVIGEGVMGLFDGASDGSGSTADLAAQLGLPVVLVVDVAAQAGSAAALVHGFAAYRSDLDLAAVIFNRVGGPGHIETLRRACEPLGVTIAGYLPRRAELALPDRHLGLVQAAEIPALEDFLAAAAAAMRQHLDVDALGALARQPVLSEQGASALPPSGMPVLGGRIALASDLAFSFCYPHVLADWRRQGAEIVPFSPLADEAPDAAADAIYLPGGYPELHAGRLAGNGKFLDGLRRAAQTAAIFGECGGYMVLGQGLVDAAGQRHAMAGLLPLESSFAERRLHLGYRDVETVADGVLGPAGSRFRGHEFHYATILKEQGEAALFSARDASGRDLGSLGRRQGRVAGSFVHLIAAG, encoded by the coding sequence GTGACACGGCCTGAAGGCCTCGTTCCCGGCCTGATCATCGCCGCGCCCGCCTCGGGCAGCGGCAAGACGACGGTGACGTTGGGGCTGTTGCGGGCCTTGCACGACCGGGGCGTCAAGGTTTCCTCATTCAAGGTCGGGCCCGACTATATCGACCCGGCCTTTCACGCCGCCGCCAGCGCCCGGCCCTGCCAGACCATCGATCCCTGGGCCATGACGCCGGGCGCCATGGCGGCCGGCCTGGGTCTGGCCGCCGAGGGCGCCGAGTTGGTCATCGGCGAGGGCGTCATGGGGCTTTTCGACGGCGCTTCCGACGGCTCGGGCTCGACCGCGGATTTGGCAGCCCAACTGGGCCTGCCGGTGGTGCTGGTGGTCGACGTGGCGGCCCAAGCCGGCAGCGCTGCGGCCCTGGTGCATGGCTTTGCCGCCTACCGCTCCGATCTCGACCTGGCCGCCGTCATCTTCAACCGGGTCGGCGGCCCGGGCCACATTGAGACCTTGCGCCGGGCCTGCGAGCCGCTTGGCGTGACCATCGCCGGCTATCTGCCACGCCGTGCCGAACTGGCGCTGCCGGACCGCCATCTCGGCCTGGTCCAGGCCGCCGAAATCCCGGCACTGGAGGATTTCCTGGCCGCCGCGGCGGCTGCCATGCGCCAGCACCTCGATGTAGACGCGCTCGGCGCCCTGGCCCGTCAGCCGGTGCTTAGCGAACAGGGCGCCAGCGCCTTGCCACCGAGTGGCATGCCGGTGCTGGGCGGGCGCATTGCGCTGGCTTCGGACCTGGCGTTTTCCTTTTGCTATCCCCATGTCCTCGCCGATTGGCGCCGCCAGGGAGCCGAGATCGTGCCCTTTTCGCCGCTCGCCGACGAAGCGCCCGACGCCGCCGCCGATGCCATATACCTGCCGGGCGGCTATCCCGAGCTGCATGCCGGCCGCCTGGCCGGCAACGGGAAATTCCTCGATGGCCTGCGCCGGGCCGCCCAAACGGCCGCCATTTTCGGCGAATGCGGCGGCTATATGGTGCTGGGCCAGGGCCTGGTCGACGCGGCCGGCCAGCGCCACGCCATGGCCGGGCTGTTGCCGCTGGAAAGCAGCTTTGCCGAGCGCCGCTTGCATCTCGGCTACCGTGATGTCGAAACCGTCGCGGACGGTGTTTTGGGGCCCGCCGGCAGCCGCTTCCGCGGCCACGAGTTCCACTACGCCACGATACTTAAGGAGCAGGGCGAGGCGGCTTTGTTCAGCGCCCGCGACGCCTCGGGCCGCGATCTAGGGTCGCTGGGCCGCCGTCAGGGCCGGGTGGCGGGATCGTTCGTCCACCTAATCGCGGCGGGCTGA
- the cobA gene encoding uroporphyrinogen-III C-methyltransferase: protein MTEFPFELPEFAPGWVWLVGAGPGEPGLCTLLGYHALRAADVVVYDALVGPDILALARDGAELEYAGKRGGRPSPRQPDISRRLVQLAREGKRVLRLKGGDPLVFGRGGEEALALVEAGIPFRIVPGISAGVGGAAYAGIPVTHRDVNSVVTFLTGHASTGEVPDGIDWQALAKASPVIVLYMAIKHLGTISENLMAGGRASDEPVAVIAKATMAEQVVVETTLGGCLADLEASGLEPPAIVIIGQVVRLRAGLDWLGALGGRVLEADPLGLKSRSDTA from the coding sequence ATGACGGAGTTTCCTTTCGAGTTGCCGGAATTCGCGCCGGGCTGGGTCTGGCTGGTGGGCGCCGGGCCGGGCGAGCCCGGGCTTTGTACGCTGCTGGGCTATCACGCGCTCAGGGCCGCCGACGTGGTGGTCTACGACGCCCTGGTGGGCCCCGACATCCTGGCCCTGGCGCGCGACGGCGCCGAGCTCGAATATGCCGGCAAGCGCGGCGGCCGGCCCTCGCCGCGCCAGCCCGATATTTCGCGTCGCTTGGTCCAACTTGCGCGTGAAGGCAAGCGCGTGCTCAGGCTGAAGGGCGGCGACCCGCTGGTTTTCGGCCGCGGCGGCGAAGAGGCCCTGGCCCTGGTCGAGGCCGGAATTCCTTTCCGCATCGTGCCCGGCATCTCGGCCGGCGTCGGCGGCGCCGCCTATGCCGGCATTCCCGTCACCCACCGCGACGTGAATTCCGTGGTCACCTTCCTCACCGGCCATGCCTCGACCGGCGAAGTGCCCGATGGCATCGACTGGCAGGCCCTGGCCAAGGCCTCGCCGGTGATCGTGCTCTATATGGCGATCAAGCATCTCGGCACTATCAGCGAAAACCTGATGGCCGGCGGCCGCGCGTCCGACGAGCCGGTGGCGGTGATCGCCAAGGCCACGATGGCGGAGCAGGTTGTGGTCGAAACCACGCTGGGCGGCTGTCTGGCCGACCTGGAGGCCAGCGGCCTGGAGCCGCCGGCCATCGTGATCATCGGCCAGGTGGTCCGCTTGCGCGCCGGCCTCGACTGGCTGGGGGCGCTGGGCGGCCGCGTGCTCGAGGCCGACCCGCTGGGTTTGAAGAGCCGAAGTGACACGGCCTGA
- a CDS encoding cobalt-precorrin-5B (C(1))-methyltransferase, with protein MNEKPEGPLRRGWTTGACATAATRAAFTALLGGGFPDPVTITLPGGQRPAFALAREVLESESASAGIIKDAGDDPDVTHGALVLATLRRGPAASGIVFRAGPGVGTVTRPGLALAVGEPAINPVPRRMMRETVAEIAAEHGVPADVEISLSIADGEALANRTLNGRLGIVGGLSVLGTSGIVIPYSCAAWIASIRQGVDVARAGSFDHVAASTGTTSEAAVKAHYGLDEAALIEMGDFAGGLLKYLRRNPVPLLTIAGGFGKLVKLGQGDLDLHSGRSQVDFEWLAGGLAELGAGADAVARARSANTAAEVLEMARGQDLPLGDWVAARAGETARQTAGDAVAIEILVYDRAGEPVGRDG; from the coding sequence ATGAACGAGAAGCCCGAGGGACCCCTGCGACGGGGCTGGACCACCGGCGCCTGCGCCACCGCGGCCACCCGGGCGGCCTTCACGGCGCTGCTGGGCGGCGGCTTTCCCGATCCCGTGACCATCACGCTGCCCGGCGGCCAACGGCCGGCCTTTGCCCTGGCCCGCGAGGTCCTGGAATCCGAAAGCGCCAGCGCTGGCATCATCAAGGACGCCGGCGACGATCCCGACGTCACCCATGGGGCACTGGTGCTGGCCACGCTGAGGCGCGGCCCCGCCGCCAGCGGCATCGTTTTCCGGGCCGGGCCGGGCGTCGGCACGGTAACCCGGCCGGGCCTGGCGCTGGCCGTCGGCGAGCCGGCCATAAACCCGGTGCCGCGCCGCATGATGCGCGAGACGGTAGCCGAAATCGCGGCTGAGCACGGCGTGCCAGCCGACGTCGAGATCTCGCTTTCGATTGCCGACGGCGAGGCCCTGGCGAACCGCACCTTGAACGGCCGCCTGGGCATTGTGGGCGGGCTCTCGGTGCTGGGCACCAGCGGCATCGTCATCCCCTATTCATGCGCCGCCTGGATCGCCAGCATCCGCCAGGGCGTGGACGTGGCCCGGGCCGGCAGCTTCGATCATGTCGCCGCCAGTACGGGCACGACCTCCGAGGCCGCGGTCAAGGCGCACTACGGCCTCGACGAGGCAGCGCTGATCGAGATGGGCGATTTCGCCGGCGGCCTGCTCAAGTACCTGCGGCGAAACCCGGTGCCGCTTCTCACCATCGCCGGCGGCTTCGGCAAGCTGGTCAAGCTGGGCCAGGGAGATCTCGATCTTCATTCCGGCCGCAGCCAGGTCGATTTCGAGTGGCTGGCCGGGGGGCTGGCCGAACTCGGCGCCGGGGCCGATGCGGTGGCCCGCGCGCGCTCGGCCAACACCGCCGCCGAGGTACTGGAGATGGCGCGGGGTCAAGATCTGCCCCTAGGCGATTGGGTGGCGGCACGGGCCGGCGAGACGGCGCGGCAAACGGCCGGCGACGCCGTTGCCATCGAAATCCTGGTCTACGACCGGGCCGGGGAACCGGTAGGTCGCGATGGCTAG
- a CDS encoding cobalt-precorrin-6A reductase: protein MRARILILGGTAEARELATLADAAGLDVVTSFAGRMPAPRRPPGEVRVGGFGGAEGLMAYLDSQQISALVDATHPYAVQISAQAAAACDRLDLARLMLRRPPWTAEPGDRWIEVADDAEAAAALPGLAKRVLLTVGRRALGAYAGLDGIRFFVRLVSPPGDLPLDCQVITGRGPFSLEDERALLTDHAIDGLVSRQSGGPATYGKIAAARERAIPVVMIRRPPLVAGETVETPATALDWLKLAAA, encoded by the coding sequence ATGCGAGCTAGGATTCTAATTCTCGGCGGTACCGCCGAGGCCCGCGAGTTGGCCACGCTGGCTGATGCGGCGGGGCTCGACGTGGTCACGTCTTTTGCCGGCCGGATGCCCGCGCCACGCCGGCCGCCGGGTGAGGTGCGCGTTGGCGGCTTTGGCGGTGCCGAGGGACTGATGGCGTATCTCGACAGCCAGCAGATATCCGCCCTGGTCGACGCCACCCATCCCTATGCCGTGCAGATCTCGGCCCAGGCTGCGGCGGCCTGCGACCGCCTCGATCTCGCGCGCCTGATGCTGCGGCGCCCGCCCTGGACGGCCGAGCCCGGCGACCGCTGGATCGAGGTGGCGGACGACGCCGAGGCGGCGGCGGCGCTGCCCGGCCTGGCCAAGCGTGTGCTGCTGACCGTGGGCCGGCGGGCGCTTGGCGCCTATGCAGGCCTCGACGGCATCAGGTTTTTCGTACGCCTGGTCAGCCCGCCCGGCGATTTGCCCCTCGACTGCCAGGTCATTACCGGCCGCGGCCCCTTCAGTCTCGAGGACGAACGCGCGCTGCTGACTGATCACGCCATCGACGGCCTGGTCAGCCGCCAGAGCGGCGGCCCGGCGACCTACGGCAAGATCGCCGCCGCCCGCGAACGAGCAATTCCGGTGGTCATGATCCGCCGCCCCCCCTTGGTGGCGGGCGAAACCGTCGAGACCCCCGCGACAGCGCTCGACTGGCTCAAGCTTGCCGCTGCCTGA
- a CDS encoding ArgE/DapE family deacylase codes for MPSSDLASKIMNAVDEGFDDQVAFTAELVKYPSLRGQEHTAQDFMAREMRGRGLSVDRWQVRIEDIQHLPGFSPVHVSYDNAFNVVGAHRPDNPSGRSLILNGHIDVVPVGPLDMWDTPPFDARIEDGWMYGRGAGDMKAGLGEMLFAMDALKRIGQVPAADVFLQSVIEEECTGNGALACLQRGYRAEATLIPEPMGDSLVGAQIGVLWFQVKLRGRPVHVLEAGSGANAIEAAFPLMQALHGLEERWNGDDRRHAAYADVHHPINLNIGRIEGGDWPSSVPAWCIFDVRIATYPEQDLSEARREIEDTIRAAAQKDSFLANSPPEIVYHGFFAEGYELANADAAKAVLAAAHEAVNGKPLQKVPTTATTDARFFGLYADTPGLVYGPRSENIHGFNERVELESVRRNTQTMALFIAEWCGLQAV; via the coding sequence ATGCCGTCCAGCGACCTCGCGTCCAAGATCATGAATGCCGTCGACGAGGGCTTCGACGACCAGGTCGCCTTCACCGCCGAGTTGGTCAAATACCCCTCGCTGCGCGGCCAGGAACACACTGCCCAGGACTTCATGGCCCGGGAGATGCGCGGCCGCGGCCTCAGCGTCGACCGCTGGCAGGTGCGCATCGAGGACATCCAGCACCTGCCCGGATTCTCTCCGGTGCACGTTTCCTACGACAACGCCTTCAACGTGGTCGGTGCCCACCGGCCGGACAATCCAAGCGGGCGCTCGCTGATCCTCAATGGCCATATCGACGTGGTGCCGGTGGGGCCGCTCGACATGTGGGATACGCCGCCGTTCGATGCGCGTATCGAGGACGGCTGGATGTACGGCCGCGGCGCGGGCGACATGAAGGCCGGGCTGGGCGAGATGCTGTTCGCCATGGATGCCCTCAAGCGCATCGGCCAGGTGCCGGCGGCCGACGTCTTCCTGCAGTCGGTGATCGAGGAGGAATGCACCGGCAACGGCGCACTGGCGTGCCTGCAACGCGGCTACCGGGCCGAGGCGACGCTGATCCCCGAGCCCATGGGGGACTCGCTGGTGGGCGCCCAGATCGGCGTGCTCTGGTTCCAGGTCAAGCTGCGCGGCCGCCCCGTCCACGTGCTGGAGGCGGGCTCGGGCGCCAACGCCATCGAGGCGGCGTTCCCGCTGATGCAGGCCTTGCACGGTCTCGAGGAACGCTGGAACGGGGACGACCGGCGCCACGCCGCCTATGCTGACGTGCACCACCCCATCAACCTCAACATCGGCCGCATCGAGGGCGGCGACTGGCCCTCCAGCGTGCCGGCCTGGTGCATCTTCGACGTGCGCATCGCTACCTATCCGGAACAGGACCTCTCCGAGGCCCGGCGCGAGATCGAAGACACCATCCGGGCGGCGGCGCAAAAAGACTCGTTCCTGGCCAATTCGCCGCCCGAAATCGTCTACCACGGCTTCTTCGCCGAGGGCTACGAGCTGGCCAACGCCGACGCCGCCAAGGCCGTGCTGGCCGCCGCGCACGAAGCGGTCAACGGCAAGCCCCTGCAAAAGGTGCCGACGACAGCCACCACCGACGCCCGCTTCTTCGGCCTCTACGCCGACACGCCGGGCCTGGTCTACGGGCCGCGGTCGGAAAACATCCACGGCTTCAACGAACGCGTGGAGCTCGAATCGGTGCGCCGCAACACACAGACCATGGCGCTGTTCATCGCCGAGTGGTGCGGGCTGCAAGCGGTTTAG
- a CDS encoding enoyl-CoA hydratase/isomerase family protein, protein MDFEFIDFSVQDAVGWFRYNRPPVNAVHWPMLRELPGALSAVLGDPSVRVLVLASALKKYFAVGADLEVFRGIDEAGMTEWVDRSLEIMHLLQQSEKPVLAAINGTAVGGGFEVAFHCDLRFCADNAKLGHPEIDIGFIPPIATTQSLARLLGRPAAIKYLFDGRILTAQEGLEIGLVDVLCPAERLRSEVQTYAAGLARKPAQALAAIRKTITLGGGMTLADGTAYARQAAIALSQTADFQEGVVAFLEKREAEWE, encoded by the coding sequence ATGGATTTCGAGTTCATCGACTTCAGCGTCCAAGACGCCGTCGGCTGGTTCCGCTACAACCGCCCACCCGTCAACGCCGTGCACTGGCCCATGCTGCGCGAGTTGCCAGGGGCGCTCAGCGCCGTCCTGGGAGACCCATCCGTGCGCGTGCTGGTGCTGGCCAGTGCGCTTAAGAAATACTTCGCCGTCGGCGCCGACCTCGAAGTCTTCCGCGGCATCGACGAGGCCGGCATGACGGAGTGGGTCGACCGCAGCCTGGAAATCATGCACCTCCTGCAACAGAGCGAAAAACCGGTACTGGCCGCCATCAACGGCACCGCCGTGGGCGGCGGCTTCGAGGTGGCGTTTCACTGCGATCTGCGCTTTTGCGCTGACAACGCGAAGCTCGGCCACCCCGAGATCGACATCGGCTTCATCCCCCCCATCGCCACGACGCAAAGCCTGGCCCGCCTGCTGGGGCGGCCCGCCGCAATTAAGTATCTTTTCGACGGCCGGATCCTGACGGCCCAGGAGGGTCTGGAGATCGGCCTGGTCGACGTGCTCTGCCCGGCCGAACGCTTGCGCAGCGAGGTCCAAACCTACGCCGCCGGCCTGGCCCGCAAGCCGGCCCAGGCTCTGGCCGCCATCCGCAAAACCATAACGCTGGGCGGCGGCATGACGCTGGCGGACGGCACCGCATACGCCCGCCAGGCCGCCATCGCGCTATCGCAGACCGCGGATTTCCAGGAAGGCGTGGTGGCGTTTCTGGAGAAGCGCGAGGCGGAGTGGGAATAA
- a CDS encoding MaoC family dehydratase: MSELHFSDIRINDPLPTVEHAVSQDTIDLCAVAHLDYNPVHTDVEWCKEAQVFGTPKTVGHGMFTMTLMTSVILRAWQHGGAFVNSIEAKLTRPVEVGQTLRCEGTVIELHPRAPGQSFVVVGLTAFNTQGATVAVGQAQVTVPD, encoded by the coding sequence ATGAGCGAGCTGCACTTTTCCGACATCCGCATCAACGACCCCCTGCCGACGGTGGAGCACGCCGTTAGCCAGGACACAATCGACCTCTGTGCCGTGGCGCATCTCGACTACAACCCGGTACACACCGACGTCGAATGGTGCAAGGAAGCGCAAGTCTTCGGCACACCAAAAACCGTGGGCCACGGCATGTTCACCATGACGCTCATGACCTCGGTCATCCTGCGCGCCTGGCAGCACGGCGGCGCCTTCGTAAATTCCATCGAGGCCAAGCTCACCCGCCCTGTCGAGGTCGGCCAGACGCTGCGCTGCGAAGGCACGGTGATCGAGCTCCACCCCCGGGCGCCAGGCCAGAGCTTCGTGGTCGTCGGCTTGACGGCTTTCAACACCCAGGGCGCCACCGTTGCGGTGGGCCAGGCCCAGGTTACGGTGCCGGATTAG
- a CDS encoding AEC family transporter: MQILLDIIVPVFGVVAIGYAAARLGWLSKAGAEGLVAFVFNFAIPAMLFRAMATRAMPDPIDWGFLIAYFGGGYLVWGLGMVISRQGFRRHFDEASVAGMGAAFGNTVMLGAPLVLMTYGEAGMLPAFLIISFHSWQLIAVVTALVEGARGNRDQLSDIPGNVVRGLVANPILIGLVAGVLWNLSGLPLPAVVDGIAGMLGKAAIPCALFSMGASLAVYRITGALAESTATVTLKLALHPLAVYLLGTYVFALEPMWRDVAVLMAAMPIGVNVYLFAQRYDAGTAPAATAIVISTAVSVLTVALVLHGLEVR, encoded by the coding sequence ATGCAGATCCTTCTCGATATCATCGTACCGGTCTTCGGCGTCGTGGCCATCGGCTACGCCGCGGCGCGCCTGGGCTGGCTCTCGAAGGCCGGCGCCGAGGGGCTCGTGGCCTTCGTCTTCAACTTCGCCATCCCGGCCATGCTGTTCCGGGCCATGGCCACCCGGGCCATGCCCGATCCCATCGATTGGGGGTTCTTGATTGCCTATTTCGGCGGTGGATATCTGGTTTGGGGGCTGGGTATGGTGATCAGTCGCCAGGGCTTTCGCCGCCATTTCGACGAGGCCTCGGTCGCCGGCATGGGCGCGGCCTTCGGCAATACGGTGATGCTCGGCGCTCCCCTGGTGCTGATGACCTATGGCGAGGCCGGTATGCTGCCGGCGTTCCTCATCATCTCTTTTCATTCCTGGCAGCTGATAGCCGTGGTCACAGCCCTGGTCGAGGGCGCGCGCGGCAACCGCGATCAGTTGTCGGACATCCCCGGGAACGTCGTCCGCGGCCTCGTCGCCAATCCCATCCTCATCGGCTTGGTGGCGGGCGTCCTTTGGAACCTGTCGGGGTTGCCGCTTCCGGCGGTCGTCGATGGCATAGCGGGAATGCTGGGGAAGGCGGCTATTCCGTGCGCGCTGTTCAGCATGGGGGCCTCTCTGGCCGTCTACCGCATCACGGGCGCGCTGGCCGAGTCCACGGCGACGGTCACGCTCAAGCTCGCGCTCCACCCGCTCGCCGTTTACCTGCTGGGAACCTACGTCTTCGCCTTGGAGCCCATGTGGCGCGACGTCGCCGTGCTTATGGCGGCCATGCCCATCGGCGTCAACGTCTACCTTTTTGCCCAGCGCTACGACGCCGGGACCGCGCCCGCTGCCACCGCCATCGTGATCTCGACCGCGGTGTCCGTGCTGACGGTGGCTTTAGTGCTGCACGGTCTCGAAGTCAGGTAG